CCTCGGCGAACTCCTCCTCGCCGTTGATCTGTCTGATCGGGCGGATGTCTATCCCGGGTGTCGACAGGTCAACCGTCAACGCCGAGATGCCCTTGTGCTTGGCCGCCTGCGGATCGGTCCGCACGAGCAACTCCATATGCGTGGCATGGGTACCGTTCGAGGTCCAGATCTTCTGACCGTTCACCACGAAATGAGCGCCGTCGCGCACAGCCTTGGTGCGCAGCGATGCGAGATCCGAACCGGCGTTCGGCTCGCTGAACCCCTGACACCACATCTCATCTCCGCTGAGGATCGCCGGCAGGTGGCTCTGTTGCTCCTCGTTGCCCCATGCGATGAGCGTCGGGCCGACATTGTTGATGCCGAGGACACCGGCGATGATCGGGAACCCCTCCGCGGCGAGCATCTCCTCGACCACCACCACCTCATGCGGCTCGAGTCCCCGGCCACCGTGTTCCTCAGGCCAGGCGGGCGCCGCCCATCGACCGGTGTTCAGCGTGCGCTGCCAGTCGACACGGGCAGCCCATTCCGAGATGTCGTCCCATCGCTCCCGGAAACCTGGCACCTCCGACGCGAGGAATGCGCCGAACTCTTCTGCAACCGACATCATTGTTCCTCTCAGCTCGAGATCATTGATATCACCAAATTGGTGACAACACCGTTAGAACCTCGCTACGATGCTTCATGTAGAGCAGTTCCGGTGACAGAAGTCCGACGCTCGCAGAGTATGTGAACACTCCACCAAGCCGAGTGCGAGTGGCTCGAAGACCATGCGACACCGGCGTCAGATCTTCTGTCGGCATTCCACACCGCCAACCCCGTGAACAGATTGCTCGTCGAGACAGTAACCGAAAGGACATGTGGTGACCGGAGTAATGGACGGCGTCAAGGTCGTCGAATTGGCGGGCTGGACATTTGTGCCGACAGCGGGCGCGGTGCTCGCCGATTGGGGCGCCGACGTCATCAAGGTGGAAGATCCGGTGACCGGCGATCCGCAACGCGGACTGTCGGTCGGTGCGGTGGGCGCGAAGGGCGCCAATGGTGTCAGTTTCATCATCGAGCAGCCCAACCGCGGAAAGCGCAGTCTCGGACTGGATGTGACGACCGAACGGGGGCGCGAGTTGTTACTCGAGCTCGTCGCGAAATCGGATGTCTTCCTGACCAGCATGTTGGCGGAACGATTGGAGAAGCTGCGCCTCACCGTCGAGGACCTCCGCGCCGCGAATCCGCAGATCATCATCGCGCGCGGCACCGGTTTCGGCGTGAAGGGTGCCGAGGCCAACAAGCCGGGCTTCGATGGCACGGCATACCTGTCACGAGGCGGAGTCGCCCACATGATCAAGGAACCCGACGCACCGTGGCCCCCCATGCAACGCCCCGCCTTCGGCGACATCATGGGCGGGTTCATGATCGCCTCTGGTATTGCAGGCGCCTTGTTCAAACGTGAACGGACCGGCGAGACGTCGATCGTCGACGTCTCACTTCTCGGTGCGGCGGCCTGGCACATCTCCCCGGATCTGGTGGCCACCGGCCTCCTGGGCGAGGAGAACCTGCCACGCTTCACCACCGACGACATGCCGAACCCGATCGTCAACTACTACAAGACTTCCGACGGACGCTTCGTCCAGCTGATGATGCTGCAGGCCGACCGGTTCTGGCCGGAGGTGTGCGAGCTCATCGAACGCCCCGAACTGATTGCCGACGAGCGCTTTGCCGATGCGGGTGCCCGATTCCAGAACCGCGTCGAGTGTGTGAACGAACTGCGCAAGGCCTTCGAGGCCCGACCGCTGGCGGAGTGGCGCGAGCGGATGGACAAGCTCAAGGGCGCATGGGCCGTCGTACAGACGCCCGGTGAGGTCCTCGAGGATCCACAGGTGATCGCCAACGGCTACATCCGCCCGGTCACCACTGCCGATGGCTCGGCCACCTATGGTCTGGTCGCGAACCCCGTCCAGTACGACGAGACGCCTCCCGATCTCACCCGTGCGCCGTCGGCCGGGGAACACACCGACGCCATTCTGCAGGAGGAACTGGGCCTCGACTGGGACGCTGTCATCGCGTTGAAGGTCGATTCGATAGTCACCTGAGTCCGCGCACGATCCCGTCGCGTTTGTCACCGCCCAGGAGGTCTTGATGCCACACGCCTCACACACGACCAACGTTCCCCCGCTGTCAGGTGTGCGCGTACTCGAGGATTCGCACACCCCGCAGGCGCGTCTCGCAGGCCTCCTGCTCGCGGACCTGGGGGCCGATGTCGTACGGGTGGTGATTCACGACGATTCGGCGAGCCCGTGCACCTGTTGCGGTGGGAATCCGGTCCACCACCGCGGAAAGCGCCGGGTGAACGTATCCGCCACTGAGATACCGGGTCTGGCGGAGAGCGCGGACATTTATCTCACTGATCGGCCGCCTGGCGATCTGCACGACCATGGGTGCTCTGCGGCCGCTATCGCCGATCGGGCCCCGGGATGCACCCACGTGTGGATGCCCACCTACGGTACGACGGGCCGTTGGGTCGATCAGTTGCCGCCCGACAACTTCTTGCTGGCCGCGCTCGGCGGTGTGGCGACGCATGGACCGTCGGCCGACGGCAGTCCGGTGGCCACCACAGTTGATCTGATCGCTCCCGTGCACGCCGCACTCGGTGCCACCGCCGCAGTCAGCGCGCTGGTCGGGCGGGCTCTCGGACGACACGGGGGCGCGGCTGTGGTGACCGGTCTGCACGCCGTATCCGTCTTGATGCTCACCATGATGGTCGATGGACTCGACAGCGAGGTGTTCAATCCCGGCAGTGCGCGCGGCCCGGTACCGAGTTGGCGTGGATACCAATGTGCCGACGGAGAATGGCTCTTCCTCGCCGCACTGACGTCACCCTTGTTCATCCGCGCCCTCGACGCGTTGGATCGCCTCGACATCCTCACTCTGCCGGGAGTGGATGGAGATCCGGATTCGATCCGGATCTCGCCCGCCGCCGCCACCGCTGCCGGCTCCGCCCTCGAACACCACTTCGCCACCGCCAGCCGCGATCAGTGGCTGCAGACTCTGCACGAGGCCGGCGTCCCGTGCGCGCCGACGGGCACCCGACAGGAGTGGCGAGAGAGTGAGTTGGTCACCGAACTCAGATCGTTCACCACCGCCGAGCATCCGGTTGTCGGCCGGATCGAGATGCCTACCATCCCACTCACCATGGACGGGAATACCTGGATTGCAGGCGGTTTCGACGACGAGGCCGCCCTGGCAACGCTCGGCTGGGACAAGCGGGGGGCTCGCAGCGCTGAACACCGGGACGACCTGCCTCTCGACGGTCTGCGAGTCGTGGACCTGGCGTCGTACCTGGCCGGCCCGACGGCTACGGCCGTTCTCGCCGAGATGGGCGCCGACGTGGTCAAAGTGGAGCAGGAAACCGGAGATCCCTATCGCGCCTTTTCGATCGCTTACCTCGCCTTGAATCAGCGCAAGAGGTGCATGTCACTCGACCTGCACCAGTCCGACGACCACGACCACTTCATCGAGCTGCTCCGAAAGTCCGACGTCCTCCTCGACAACCTACGCCCCGTTTCGGGTGCCGCACTGGGACTCGAGCCACAGGACGTCGCGCGGGCCAACGCGACCATCACCCATTGTTCGGTGACCGCATTCGGCACGACCCAGGCCGGCGCGCGTCTACCGGGGTTCGATCCGATAATCCAGTCGATGAGCGGGCTGGCGCTGGCGCAGGGTGGCGACGGGCCACCGGTCGTCAGCAACATCTCAGTGCACGACACCGCAACAGGTGTATTGAGCGCATTGGCGATCACAGCGGCCCTATACGCCCGGTTCAGCCGTACCGGACGCGGGTCGCGGATCGAGTCGTCACTCGCGCAGACAACAAGTTTCGCGCAGTTCGACGAGTTCACCAGTTATGCCGGCAGCCCCAACGCCGTGGTGGGCGGCGCGAACTTCGTCGGACCGTTCTTCGCTCGCAGTCTGCAGCGCTGCGCCGACGGCTGGGTGGCGTTCGCAGCGGCGGATCGCCGCAGCGATGCGCCCCTTGCCCATGCCCTCGGCATCGCCACGCCTTCCGACGCAGTGACTGCAGACATCTCCGACCGCACGGTGGACGACGCGATCCGCTGCGCCACCGACGCCGGCGTCGCCGCCTGCCCGGTGCTCGATCGCGAACGCGAGATGTTCGATGAGTTCCTGAGTGCCAACGATTTCACCCAGATCATCGACCACCACATCCACGGCCGGATGGCGGTGGTTGCCGGGTTCGTCAGGTGGGACTCCGGTACCCCGCGGCTCGCTGCATCGACCGAGCCCGGTACGCACACCGCGGAGGTTCTCGCGGAATTGGGTATCGTCGAACGCCTGCAGACATGAGCGTCTGAATATCTCTCGCCTCGGCGAAGCCGGGGTGACGTCGGGTCCGGTCAGGCGAGGAACCGGCACACAAGTTCCACAATGGCCTCGACAACGTGCTCACGATCCGGTGACGGCAGACGCTGGTGATCGACGACGGACCAGGAGCGCTCCAGCATCGCCATCACCGCGGTGCCCACCGCCTGTGGGTCCGCCTCCGATGCAGTCGCCGACGCATCGAGAACCGCTTGTCCCAATGCGGTCACGACGCGGCGTTGCGAACGTGCAACCGATTGTCTGAACCCGGCGTCCGGCGGTAGATCCCCTTCCGCGCGTAGGACAAAAGCGCCGCTTCGATCGAGGTACGCGAAGTAGCGAAGCACCCAGGACCGGACTGCCTCGCGTGATGGCTGACCACCCTCGTCGCGAAATGCACTCACCAGAGCCATCGCCTCGTGGCGGGTGGACGTGCCGAGTTCGATGAACAGCGCGGTCTTGTTCGCGAAATAGTAATAGAAATTCGCTCGCGTGACGTGCGCCTGCTCGGTGATGTCACCGATAGTTGTCCCGGAGAAGCCTTTTCGCGTGAAAACTGTTCGCGCCGCATCGAGGATGGCAAGTCTTGTTCGATCAGCTTTGGGGGTCTTCTCGGCCACGCCACCCTTCCTCGGTTCACCGCTGTCCGTCCCGACCACAGCGTCGGTACCCTCAGCCTACCGAGACGGCTCGGACCGGGATCTCGAGATCGCGTGGAACACACCCGCGGCCACGGAACGGCCGCCGACTTTCTCCGCAGGCTACAGGTCGAGAACGAGGCGTGAGGAACGCGAACGCGAAACGCACGGCATCATGGTGTCATTGAGGACTCGTTCCTCATCAGTGAGCAGGGAGTCGCGGTGTTCGGGCAGACCCCCGAGCACCGCGGTCTCGCACGTACCGCAGATGCCCTCCTCGCACGACGTGGGAATCGTAACGCCGACCGCTTCCAATGCTGCGACGATGGTGCGATCCGCGGGCACGTTGATGGTACGGCCCGACCGCGCGAGTTCGAGCTCGAATGCCTCATCCTCCGAGCCCTTCGGCGCGGCCCTCGGCATGAACCTCTCGACGTGGACGCCGATCCCCCGGGCGCCGCAGGCGACCGTCACGGCTTCCAGCAGCGGCGCCGGTCCGCAACAGTAGACGACCGATGCCTGCGGGTCATCGAGTTCGGCGAGAACCTCCCCGATGTCGATCGGGCCGAACTCGTCCTGGGGCCGAAGACGCACCCGGTCGCCGTGAACCGCCACGAGTTCCTCACGGAATGCCATCGACGACCTGCTGCGGCCGCCATAGGTCAAACTCCACCGCGCACTCCCGGACCCGACGGAGCGGATCATCGCACGGATCGGGGTGATCCCGATGCCGCCGGCGATGAACACATATGATGGCGCCGCCACGAGTGCGAAGTGATTTCGCGGTCCCTTCACGCGCAGCCGTTCACCCACCTCCAGTCGGTCGTGAACGTAGGCGGAGCCACCGCGACCCTGGTGTTTCTTCAGCACCGCGATCTCATATGTCGTCCGATCGCCGGGATCGCCGCAGAGCGAGTATTGCCGGATCACATCGGCCCCCACGGTGACGTCGATGTGCGATCCCGGGGTCCACGACGGCAGATCGTGGCCGTCACACGCGCGAAGTTCCAGACGAACGATACCGTCCGCGATCGTCTCCTTGTCGGCCACGACCATCGGCAGATCGTGTTCGCTGGGCGAATGAGCATGCATGGCAATCCTTCTCACCGAGCCAATTTTTTTGACAGTACCGTCAAAATATTGTTACGGTCAACTGCAACCGGACCGACGGGCGTTCGCCACCGAATGATGGCCACCAGCCCGCGGACTCGCCCGAAGGCACCACGCAGTGCTCGGTCGAATCGGCCGAGGCAAAGGAGGATTCCATGGAGTTACACGGATTGAGCCTGGACATCACCGGATGGTTTCAGGTTGCGTGGTCGGGGGATATCGGGCCCGAGCACGTGGTGCCGCTGAGATACTTCGGCCGAGACCTGGTCGCCTACCGTGGCCGTGATGGCGTTGTGCGCGTCAATGACCGGCACTGCCGACACCTGGGAGGCAGCCTTGCCCATGGCGGCAAGGTGGTCGACGACGGGATACAGTGCCCATTTCACGGATGGGTGTGGAACGTCGACGGCGAGAATGCCTCGATCCCCTATCAGGATCGACCGAGTAGGGCTCGCCGGCTGGGCACCTGGCCGGTGATCGAACGAAACGAATCCATCTACGTCTGGAACGATCACGCGGGCCGTGAACCGTTTTTCGACGTTCCCGACGTCTTCTCCCTGGCAGATCACACCAAAGGCATGGACTTCCACCCCGCGTGGCCCGCCGGCCGCGCACACTATCCGAATCTGCGCGCACATCCACAGATGGTCACCGAGAACGCGGTGGACCCCCAGCACTTTCGTTTCGTACACAGCACCCCCGTCGCCCCGGTCGTCCTCGAAGAACGTGTCCAGGGACCCACCTGGTGGGCCCGGGTCGGTTTCGGCAGCGGCTGGATAAAGCACCCCAACGATGCAGACGGCAATCTGCGCGACGACAGCCACAACACCCTGGTCCTGTATTGGGCCGGGATGGGCAGCAGCACCAACATCGAACAAACCGCGGCAGGCGTACGCATCATCACCATCAACCCCACTCCCGTCGAGGACGGGAAGACCGAACTGTTTGCCACGTACTGGATCGAGCGCAAAGACAACGACATCGAGGACGGCTCCTACCGACGCCGACTCGACGAGGCACAACGCGCATTACCCGATGACATCAACATCTGGGACAACCAGATCTTTCTGGACCCGCCCACCCTGGCCGGCGTAGAAGGGCGCGGTTTCCGGCGCATGCGCCGCTGGGCCAAGCAGTTCTACCCACCGTCGCAGGTCAGCAATCACCCAACGGGTACCGCTGACACACGCGCGCCGGGCGCGGAGATGACCGCGGCCGGCAGCGAGGCATGACGGCAGGCTCAGCCGATGCCGATGCCGATGCCGATGCCGATGTGAAACATACCGGGAACACAGACACGACAGGTGGGCTGAACCCACAGACCCGGCCAGATGCAGCGTCCCGGGAAGCTCATCGCCCTGACGGCGATCCGCTTCCCGGGACGCTGCATCGGTCCCACACAGTGCCGGGATCACGCGTGGCGACTCACACGGCGGCGAGTTCAGCTGGGTTACGAACCGGCAGGCCTAGGAAGCGACGCGCGTTGTCGCCCATGAAATCATACGTGCGCTTCTCGTCCATTCCCTCGGCGTACCGCCAGTAACCGGTGGGCTCTTGGAGCCCCTCGGGATGCGGGAAGTCCGAACCGAACATCACCCGATCCCAGCCGACGGTCTCGACCACGTCGGCGACAGAGCCCTCCCAGAACGGGCTCACCCAGATGTTGCGCCGGAACACATCGATTGGGGTGCTCCGGGAACGCCTGCGGCATCTTCTTGTAGAAGTCCTCGTAATCGTGGAACAACGGGTGCAGCCAAGCAGATCCGTTCTCGATGCTGGCAACGCGCAACTTGGGAAATCGCGTGAATGTCCCGTGCGTGATCAGCGCGGTGATCATGTCGGTGATCTCGCGGTGACCGAGCGCAATCCACCGAAACGCACTCATCTCCGTGAACACCTGCGAGTTGGGCGGCTCCCACTTGTTGATGTAGTCGTCGAGCGGAGGCTGGCTCGCGTGCAGAACGACCGGCAGCCCGGCGGCCTCGACCTCACGCCAGAACGGGTCGAACTCGGGGAGCGAGGGACTGCGCCACTCCTTCCAGTTCCGGACGGGAGCCGGCTTGATCAAGATGGCCTTGGCGCCGTTCTCCAACACGTACTCGAGCTCACGCATGCCTTCGTCGAGGAGGCCGAGGTTGATGACCGGAGTCATGAAAAGGCGGTTCTCGTGGGTGAACCCCCATGTTTCGAGCATCCACCGATTGAGTGCGTGGATCATCGCGGAGCACAGCTCGGGATCCTCTGACGCCGAGTGCTCGACGAGGTTGGCCAACGTCGGGTAGATGAGCGCTTCTTGCACAGACTGGTTGTCCAGCGCCGCAATACGCGGCTCCGGTGCCCGGAACGCCGGGATCGACTCCATGACACGCTCCCTGGCCATCTGCGTCAGGGTCTTGCCTTCGTGATTCTCGGCCGCGAAGAAGGCTTCCCAGGCGCCCGGCGCCGCCACCTTGTCGAATGTCGGGTTCGGGATGTAATCACGGATCTTCCCGAGGATGGAGATCCGTGTCTGATGGCCGACCTGCACAAAACTCACTGCCGACTTGTACTTGTCAGGCAGGTACTTCGTGAGTGCGTCCGGCGTCTCGTACATGTGCTGATCCGCATCGAAGATCGGTGCGTCGGTGAACTGGGTCATGGGGTTCCCCTTTCAGAAGCGAGCGCAGAGTTGATGAGCTGCTGGACAGAACATAACGCTAGTTTGACACAAGTGTCAACTATTGCGTGCTAGGGTCTCGGACTTGAGGGGAAAGTACCCGTTCAGGTACACATAACACGGGCATGAGATGGCCGGAACGAGATGTCAAGTAGCTGGCTACCATGGACTCGCGGCGCGACACTTGCGCGGACGGCGACGATCCCAAGACACAAGGAGGACCACCGATGACCTTGGAAACAAGCGCGAGCAACGAGTCGTCGACGCCCACTGCGGACGAGGAACTGGCCGACCTCGGCCCTCGCGCGTTGAAGGCGCGCGAGGCCATTCTCGATGCCGCCCGCAAACTGTTCCTCGAGCGGGGCTACGCCGGCACACGGATCAACAACATCACCGACGAGTGCGGTGCATCGCGGGCAGGGTTCTACACCTACTTCAAGAGCAAGATGGACGTGGTTGAGGTCCTCGGCCGCACCACCTATCGGGACTGTCTGGCAGTTGTCAGTGCACTGGATGAACTTCCCCGTCCCACCCGCTACGACGATGTCCGCGGATGGGTGCAGTCCTACTTCGATTTCATGGATCAACACGGCGCGTTCATGAACGCGCTCAGCGAGTCCGGCCCGACCGACGAAGAGTTCCGCGCCACTGCCAACAGATTGCAGATGCGCACAGCGTTCCTGGTGGGTATCGCGTTACGAAGCCGTCAGATGACACCGACCGACGCACCGGAGGCGCTCGGACTGAGCATCGTGTCGATGGTGGAGCGGACATGGAATCAGATCCATGTCCGCCACCTGCCCATCGACAGTCAGGAGGTCGTCGCGGCGATCGCCCACATGATCATGGGCACGATCACCGAACCTCAGAGCGCTTCGGTTGGTGTGTAGCGCAGCTTGAGCTCGGCCTTGGCGACCTTGGCGAGCCCGGTGCGAGGCAGTTGCGCCACGATCTCGACGCGCTCCGGGATCTTCTGCGGCATCAGGCCCCAGCCGAGTAGGTGGTCCCGCAATTGGGCGCGGGATGGAGCCTCGGCCCCCGCAGCGATGCTGATGACCGCACAGACGATTTCGCCACGTTCCGGGTCGGGCAAGCCGATGACCGCCACCTCTGCAACCGCCGGGTGCGTCATGAGCGCCGTCTCGACCTCGACCGGCGCAATGTTCTCGCCCTTGCGGATGATCATGTCCTTGAGCCGGCCGACGACCTCGATGTGGCCTGTCGGGTGCATCACGCCGATGTCGCCGGTGCGGAACCAACCATCGGCGGTGAATGCCTTCGCGGTCTCGTCGGCATCGGTGTAACCGTGGCAGACCCCCCGTCCCGACACCTGAACCTCACCCTGCGTGAGCGACGCGCACAGATTGCCCTCCAGGTCGACGATTCTGACCTCGTTGCCCGGGATCGGCCGTCCGTCGGTCCGGGCACGGATCTGCGGCAGATCCTGTGGGTCGGCGACGGCGAGCATGGGCACCTCGGTCATCCCGTAGTCGTGGGCCAGGGCCACACCGAGGATGTCGGTAACCTCGTCGAAGAGCTCGACCGAACAGGGCGCGCCTCCGCCCTTCAGGCTCCGTAGCGCCGGCAGCAGTTTCTCCGGCGCCGCGGCGCGGGCCTGTGCGACCAGCGCTTGGTAGAAGGGCGGCGCGCCGCCGGTGGTCGTCACGGAGTACTTTCCGAACAACTCGACCGCACGGTCGGGCACAAACGTCTCGAGCAGTAGCAAGGGGTATCCCCCGGCCAGCGAGGCGATGATGTATTCGATGCCACCGACATGCGCTATCGGGAAGCCCATCGCGGCGACCTCGCCGGGGCGCTCCCCGAGCCGACCCTGCCCGCCGAAGGCCAATCCGGTTGCCAACAGGGTCGCATCACTGTGCCGTGCCCCCTTCGGTGCGCCTGTCGATCCCGAGGTGAAGTAGACCCAGACGACATCGTCGGCGTCGCGGGAAGGCGCGACGTCGACCGGTTCCGCCTCCATCGGCGCATGTCCGACTTCGATCAGCTCCGGAGCCGTGACGAGGTCCAGGCGACGGACCATCGCGCTGTAGTCATGGCCACCCCACGTGCCCGGCACCAGCACAACGTCCGCGCCGAACGTGCGCAGGGCCGCGGTGACCTCCTTGTCGCGATACTGAGTGATGATCGGCGCCTGAACGGCACCCAGGCGCCGCAGCGCGAGCATCGTGACCGCGGTCGAGATCCGGGTGGGCAGCTGCCACGCGACTCGTGTCCCGGAACCGATGCCCCGGTCACTCAGGGCTGCCGCAACCCTTCCGACCACGACGTCGAGTTCGCCGAACGTCACCGTCGCGCCATGCTCATCGAGGAACGCCGCCGCCGCGGGAGTCGCCGCCGACCGTTTTGCGACCAACTCGTCGATCGAGTCGGTGTCGAGCATCCAAGGCCAACTGTGGTTCATTCGACGTCCTCCCCGTGATACCGCGCGACCAGATCGGCCACACACACCGGCTTGGGCGCCCCCTCGGCCTCGATGACCGTCCGCGTGACGACCTGTACGATCCCCGGCCCCACCTCGTCGACCGTGATCGTCTCCGTCGTTGCCCGGATACGGCTCCCCGCGCGCAGGGGCGACGGGAACCGAACGCGATCGAGGCCGTAGTTGACACCCATCGCCACGCCCTCGACTCGTCGGAGCTGATTGATGAAATGGGGCACCAACGAAAGTGTCAAGAACCCGTGGGCGATGGTGCCCCCGAAAGGTCCGTCTGCTGCGCGGTCCGGGTCGACGTGGATCCACTGATGATCCTCGGTGTCATCGGCGAACGAGTCGATCCGCGACTGGTCGACGAGCAACCAGTCGGTCGGTCCCAGCTTCTGCCCCACTGACGCCTTGAGCGCGGATACGCCGCGGTAGACGATCGCATGCGCCGGTTCGTTCCCGGGATCGAGCAGATTGGACATGCGTTCTCCTTCACTCGGCGTGCGGGGGCACTCAGATCAGACGGTCCGAACCAGCCCACCATCGACTGCAGGAACGATAGGCTTTTCTTGACAAGTTCGTCAACTAGCTGTCGAATGGAGCGACCACCGCCGTCTCACGCCGGCACCGACGTCCCAACGCAATGGGCAACCGAGGAGAGAACGATGCAGAATCCTGCTTGCTCCGAACTTCTGATCGAGTCACGGGGCGCCCTGCGCATCGTGACCCTCAACCGTCCGGAAGCGATGAACGCCACCAGCGAGACCCTGCACGACGCACTCGTCGCCGTATGGCAGTACCTGGCAGAAGATCCGGACGCTCGCGCAGTGGTGCTGACGGGTGCCGGAAAGGCGTTCAGCGCCGGCGGCGACTTCGATCACTTCGTCGAACTGTGGGACGACAAATCCATGCGGCGCAGAGAGATCGACAGTGCGGGCAAGCTGGTTCGGGAGATGTTGGAATGCCCCCTGCCGATCGTGGCGGCGATCAACGGCCCGGCGGTGGGTCTCGGCGCCAGTCTGGCGGCCTGCAGCGACATCGTCCTCATCGCCGAGTCGGCATACCTGTCCGACCCGCACGTCGGGGTGGGTCTCACGGCAGCCGACGGCGGTGCCCCGACATGGCCGTTGCTGATGAGTATGCTGCGCGCAAAAGAATACCTGTTGACCAGCGCACGAATCCCGGCACAGCAGGCAGTTGAGATCGGCCTCGCGAACCGGGTCGTGGCCGACGGCGACGTGCTGACCGAGGCCATCGCCCTCGCGGAGAGGATCGCGGCACAGCCGGCACATGCCGTCCAGAGCACGAAGCGCGCGCTGAACATCCACATGAAGCGGGCCGTCGCCGGGGTCATCGAATATGCACTCGCCGAGGAGTACGCCTCGTTCGATACACCCGAACATCACGAGATCGTCAACAAGTTCCTCGCGCGCAGCCGGTCGCGTGCGGCCGCATCCTCATGAACCCGTCGAACGTCGCGGGACAGGCTGCGGATCATCGCGAGTTCGCGAAGCAGTTGCACGCCGAGCTCGCAGTGCCCACATCACCCGACGAGTCCGACCGATACGCGCGATGGCGCAACACCCGCTACGCGACCGAAGAAGAACAGATCGCCGCCGACGCCCAGCTGATGGCAGAGCTCAACGGATCGGGCTGGAATCGTTTCGGCTGGCCCGCGGAGGTCGGCGGCCTCGGCGGCGACGTGCGTCATCGCGCGGTGCTCTACGAGGAGCTGGCAGCGGCCGGCCTCGCGATCCCGCAACCCACGCTGCTGCTCGAAACCCTCGGACCACCG
The sequence above is drawn from the Gordonia rubripertincta genome and encodes:
- a CDS encoding acyl-CoA dehydrogenase family protein, whose amino-acid sequence is MMSVAEEFGAFLASEVPGFRERWDDISEWAARVDWQRTLNTGRWAAPAWPEEHGGRGLEPHEVVVVEEMLAAEGFPIIAGVLGINNVGPTLIAWGNEEQQSHLPAILSGDEMWCQGFSEPNAGSDLASLRTKAVRDGAHFVVNGQKIWTSNGTHATHMELLVRTDPQAAKHKGISALTVDLSTPGIDIRPIRQINGEEEFAEVFFTDVLVPVENLLGPENQGWRVTMTTLGHERSAIAALARRQHGDVVALVHDRLATTTAPSLRDELVRRYIETFVAANMGEQMLARVAEGEQPGAEQTVIKLLWSETGQRVDETRLALAGVNGVLGRDPDPVKQYLTGRALTIAGGTTQVLKNIMAERVLGLPKE
- a CDS encoding TetR/AcrR family transcriptional regulator — its product is MAEKTPKADRTRLAILDAARTVFTRKGFSGTTIGDITEQAHVTRANFYYYFANKTALFIELGTSTRHEAMALVSAFRDEGGQPSREAVRSWVLRYFAYLDRSGAFVLRAEGDLPPDAGFRQSVARSQRRVVTALGQAVLDASATASEADPQAVGTAVMAMLERSWSVVDHQRLPSPDREHVVEAIVELVCRFLA
- a CDS encoding PDR/VanB family oxidoreductase; its protein translation is MHAHSPSEHDLPMVVADKETIADGIVRLELRACDGHDLPSWTPGSHIDVTVGADVIRQYSLCGDPGDRTTYEIAVLKKHQGRGGSAYVHDRLEVGERLRVKGPRNHFALVAAPSYVFIAGGIGITPIRAMIRSVGSGSARWSLTYGGRSRSSMAFREELVAVHGDRVRLRPQDEFGPIDIGEVLAELDDPQASVVYCCGPAPLLEAVTVACGARGIGVHVERFMPRAAPKGSEDEAFELELARSGRTINVPADRTIVAALEAVGVTIPTSCEEGICGTCETAVLGGLPEHRDSLLTDEERVLNDTMMPCVSRSRSSRLVLDL
- a CDS encoding CaiB/BaiF CoA transferase family protein, coding for MTGVMDGVKVVELAGWTFVPTAGAVLADWGADVIKVEDPVTGDPQRGLSVGAVGAKGANGVSFIIEQPNRGKRSLGLDVTTERGRELLLELVAKSDVFLTSMLAERLEKLRLTVEDLRAANPQIIIARGTGFGVKGAEANKPGFDGTAYLSRGGVAHMIKEPDAPWPPMQRPAFGDIMGGFMIASGIAGALFKRERTGETSIVDVSLLGAAAWHISPDLVATGLLGEENLPRFTTDDMPNPIVNYYKTSDGRFVQLMMLQADRFWPEVCELIERPELIADERFADAGARFQNRVECVNELRKAFEARPLAEWRERMDKLKGAWAVVQTPGEVLEDPQVIANGYIRPVTTADGSATYGLVANPVQYDETPPDLTRAPSAGEHTDAILQEELGLDWDAVIALKVDSIVT
- a CDS encoding TetR/AcrR family transcriptional regulator, which translates into the protein MTLETSASNESSTPTADEELADLGPRALKAREAILDAARKLFLERGYAGTRINNITDECGASRAGFYTYFKSKMDVVEVLGRTTYRDCLAVVSALDELPRPTRYDDVRGWVQSYFDFMDQHGAFMNALSESGPTDEEFRATANRLQMRTAFLVGIALRSRQMTPTDAPEALGLSIVSMVERTWNQIHVRHLPIDSQEVVAAIAHMIMGTITEPQSASVGV
- a CDS encoding CoA transferase is translated as MPHASHTTNVPPLSGVRVLEDSHTPQARLAGLLLADLGADVVRVVIHDDSASPCTCCGGNPVHHRGKRRVNVSATEIPGLAESADIYLTDRPPGDLHDHGCSAAAIADRAPGCTHVWMPTYGTTGRWVDQLPPDNFLLAALGGVATHGPSADGSPVATTVDLIAPVHAALGATAAVSALVGRALGRHGGAAVVTGLHAVSVLMLTMMVDGLDSEVFNPGSARGPVPSWRGYQCADGEWLFLAALTSPLFIRALDALDRLDILTLPGVDGDPDSIRISPAAATAAGSALEHHFATASRDQWLQTLHEAGVPCAPTGTRQEWRESELVTELRSFTTAEHPVVGRIEMPTIPLTMDGNTWIAGGFDDEAALATLGWDKRGARSAEHRDDLPLDGLRVVDLASYLAGPTATAVLAEMGADVVKVEQETGDPYRAFSIAYLALNQRKRCMSLDLHQSDDHDHFIELLRKSDVLLDNLRPVSGAALGLEPQDVARANATITHCSVTAFGTTQAGARLPGFDPIIQSMSGLALAQGGDGPPVVSNISVHDTATGVLSALAITAALYARFSRTGRGSRIESSLAQTTSFAQFDEFTSYAGSPNAVVGGANFVGPFFARSLQRCADGWVAFAAADRRSDAPLAHALGIATPSDAVTADISDRTVDDAIRCATDAGVAACPVLDREREMFDEFLSANDFTQIIDHHIHGRMAVVAGFVRWDSGTPRLAASTEPGTHTAEVLAELGIVERLQT
- a CDS encoding Rieske 2Fe-2S domain-containing protein gives rise to the protein MELHGLSLDITGWFQVAWSGDIGPEHVVPLRYFGRDLVAYRGRDGVVRVNDRHCRHLGGSLAHGGKVVDDGIQCPFHGWVWNVDGENASIPYQDRPSRARRLGTWPVIERNESIYVWNDHAGREPFFDVPDVFSLADHTKGMDFHPAWPAGRAHYPNLRAHPQMVTENAVDPQHFRFVHSTPVAPVVLEERVQGPTWWARVGFGSGWIKHPNDADGNLRDDSHNTLVLYWAGMGSSTNIEQTAAGVRIITINPTPVEDGKTELFATYWIERKDNDIEDGSYRRRLDEAQRALPDDINIWDNQIFLDPPTLAGVEGRGFRRMRRWAKQFYPPSQVSNHPTGTADTRAPGAEMTAAGSEA